CCGATTCACTAAAGCCGAGTGAATGCGGACCCATCGAAGCTTGTATCAATTTTCCGCGAGTTCTGCTATATCCTCTTGGGACCAATGGACTGCGTGCCGTTTGGGTTCTGACCCTGGAGGAACAACTGAACCATTCTGCGTCGCTACTGGGCATTCTGGCAATCCTCGCCACCTGTTACGCGCTTTCGCGGCGCCGCGATGCCATTAGCTGGCGGATTGTGGGTTGGGGCCTGGGTCTGCAATTCCTGATCGCCCTGTTTGTGCTTCGCACGGGGCCGGGCTACTGGCTCCTGGACGAAGCCTCACACGGCGTGGAGTGGTTCCTGCAGTTTTCGTTTGAAGGCTCCCGATTCGTCTTCGGCCCGCTGGGTGACCCGAAAGGCAATCTGGGCATGGTCTTCGCCTTCCAGGCGCTGCCCTTGATCATCTACGTGGCGGCAGCAATTTCAATTCTCTACTACATCGGCATCCTGCCGGCGCTGGTGTCCCTGGCGGCGAGGGCGGTGTTTAGGCTGATGGGAACCAGCGGCGCCGAATCCCTTGAAGTGATCGCCAGCATCGTTATAGGACAGGCAGAAGCCCCGCTCGTCATCCGTCCTCACCTGGAGACTTTGACCCAATCAGAACTCATGACCGTGATGACCGCCGGCATGGCCCACATCGCAGGATCGGTGCTGGGCGCCTACATCCTGTTCGGCGCGCAGGCGCGGGACCTGCTGACCGCCGTCGTCATGACGGCACCGGGAACGATGCTGGTGTCGAAGATGCTGATTCCGGAAACGGGCCAGCCGGAAACTGCCGGCGAGGTGAAGCTGGCGCTTGAGAAAGTGGAGGTCAATCTTCTGGACGCCATCACGCGCGGTGTTCTTGACGGTCTCTTCATTGCACTCAACGTGGGAGCCATGCTGATCGCCTTTGTCGCCCTCATCGCCCTGGCGAACGGCATTCTGGGATTCGCCCATACCACCTTGCCCACCGTGTTCGGTTATCTTCTGGCGCCGGTGGCCTGGCTTCTCGGCGTGCCGTGGCACGACGCCATGGCCGTGGGAAATCTGCTGGCTACAAAGGTCGTTCTGAATGAATTTGTGGCGTTTTCCCTGCTGGGCCCGCTGAAAGGGCACATCGCTGCGCGTTCATTCACCATTGCCACCTTCGCGCTTTGTGGATTTGCGAATTTCGGCTCCATCGGGGTGCAGATTGGCGCGATCGGCGCGGTGGTGCCTTCGCGCAGGCACGACATGGCAAGGCTGGGGCTGTGGGCGCTGCTGGGCGGCACCCTGGCAAATTACCTTTCTGCAGCTATTGTCGGCCTGTTCATCAACTGAGGAGAGAGGTGTCGGCGGGCGCGGACAGCCTTGTCCGACCCCTCACCCCGTTCTCTCAAGACTTTGCTGTTGGCCTTCCACGTG
This window of the Terriglobia bacterium genome carries:
- a CDS encoding nucleoside transporter C-terminal domain-containing protein, which codes for MAILATCYALSRRRDAISWRIVGWGLGLQFLIALFVLRTGPGYWLLDEASHGVEWFLQFSFEGSRFVFGPLGDPKGNLGMVFAFQALPLIIYVAAAISILYYIGILPALVSLAARAVFRLMGTSGAESLEVIASIVIGQAEAPLVIRPHLETLTQSELMTVMTAGMAHIAGSVLGAYILFGAQARDLLTAVVMTAPGTMLVSKMLIPETGQPETAGEVKLALEKVEVNLLDAITRGVLDGLFIALNVGAMLIAFVALIALANGILGFAHTTLPTVFGYLLAPVAWLLGVPWHDAMAVGNLLATKVVLNEFVAFSLLGPLKGHIAARSFTIATFALCGFANFGSIGVQIGAIGAVVPSRRHDMARLGLWALLGGTLANYLSAAIVGLFIN